The following coding sequences are from one Diospyros lotus cultivar Yz01 chromosome 7, ASM1463336v1, whole genome shotgun sequence window:
- the LOC127806886 gene encoding uncharacterized protein LOC127806886, protein MGKHNWQLLGRLRSAVQKITFLLNFNVNRWRLASIIGASSGNRRLSFNDRPGLRAACADDLDSDRSPGSSRAGRALSRTSSCPSPEIDIDKRAEMFIANFYKQLKMERQVSLQLRYCRGNSFDSVTSP, encoded by the coding sequence ATGGGCAAACACAACTGGCAATTGCTGGGCCGCCTAAGGAGCGCCGTGCAGAAGATTACCTTCCTACTGAACTTCAACGTCAATCGCTGGCGCCTCGCTTCGATCATCGGCGCTTCATCGGGCAATCGCCGGCTGAGCTTCAACGACCGCCCGGGCTTGAGGGCCGCCTGCGCCGATGATCTCGACAGTGATCGTTCCCCGGGCTCTTCCCGTGCTGGCCGTGCACTTTCAAGAACCAGCAGTTGTCCGTCGCCGGAGATTGATATTGACAAGAGAGCCGAGATGTTCATAGCCAACTTCTACAAGCAGCTTAAGATGGAAAGGCAGGTTTCGTTGCAGCTCCGGTACTGCAGGGGCAACAGCTTCGATTCCGTGACGTCTCCATGA